One Streptomyces sp. V4I8 genomic window carries:
- a CDS encoding RNA degradosome polyphosphate kinase yields the protein MSQSSNAQAQVQHPQPSVGSIAAHRPHTVSAVVSDLEPDIDADLDAYEVTEIEGVQLPQGRFLDRERSWLAFNERVLELAEDPNTPLLERANFLAIFASNLDEFFMVRVAGLKRRIATGVATRSASGLQPREVLEMIWARSRELMARHAACYHEDVAPALAEEGIHLVRWNELTEKEQARLFTLFRHQIFPVLTPLAVDPAHPFPYISGLSLNLAVRVRNPVTGTPHFARVKVPPLLSRFLEASPGRFVPLEDVIAAHLEELFPGMEVLEHHAFRVTRNEDLEVEEDDTENLLQALEKELMRRRFGPPVRLEVEENINQEVLDLLVRELKISEAEVYPLTGPLDLTGLFRIASIDRPELKYPKFVAGTHRDLAEVESASAPDIFAALRNRDVLLHHPYDSFSTSVQAFLEQAADDPDVLAIKQTLYRTSGDSPIVNALIDAAEAGKQVLVLVEIKARFDEHANIKWARKLEEAGCHVVYGLVGLKTHCKLSLVVRQEGETLRRYSHVGTGNYHPKTARLYEDLGLLTADPQVGADLSDLFNRLSGYSRRETYRRLLVAPKSLRDGLISRINKEVQHHRAGRPAHVRIKANSIVDEALIDACYAASQAGVPVDIWVRGICAIRPGVAGLSENIRVRSVLGRFLEHSRVFGFGNGGEPEVWIGSADMMHRNLDRRIEALVRVTDPAHRAALNRLLETGMSDTTASWHLGPDGEWTRHATDAEGQPLRNVQEMLIDARRRRRGTATP from the coding sequence ATGAGCCAGTCCTCCAACGCCCAGGCACAGGTCCAGCACCCGCAGCCCTCCGTGGGCTCCATAGCGGCGCACCGTCCGCACACGGTCTCGGCGGTCGTCTCCGATCTGGAACCGGACATCGACGCCGACCTCGACGCGTACGAGGTCACCGAGATCGAAGGTGTCCAGCTGCCCCAGGGCCGGTTCCTGGACCGGGAGCGCAGCTGGCTCGCGTTCAACGAGCGGGTCCTCGAACTCGCCGAGGACCCGAACACCCCGCTCCTCGAACGGGCGAACTTCCTGGCGATCTTCGCGAGCAACCTGGACGAGTTCTTCATGGTCCGCGTGGCCGGTCTGAAGCGCCGTATCGCCACCGGTGTCGCCACCCGGTCCGCGTCCGGCCTCCAGCCCCGCGAGGTCCTGGAGATGATCTGGGCCCGCTCCCGCGAGCTGATGGCCCGGCACGCCGCCTGCTACCACGAGGACGTCGCCCCCGCGCTCGCGGAGGAGGGCATCCACCTGGTCCGCTGGAACGAGCTGACGGAGAAGGAGCAGGCCCGCCTCTTCACGCTCTTCCGGCACCAGATCTTCCCGGTCCTCACCCCGCTGGCGGTCGACCCGGCGCACCCCTTCCCGTACATCTCCGGGCTCTCCCTGAACCTGGCCGTACGGGTCCGCAACCCCGTCACCGGCACCCCGCACTTCGCCCGCGTCAAGGTGCCGCCGCTGCTCTCCCGCTTCCTGGAGGCCTCCCCCGGCCGGTTCGTCCCGCTGGAGGACGTGATCGCCGCGCACCTGGAGGAGCTGTTCCCGGGCATGGAGGTCCTGGAGCACCACGCCTTCCGGGTCACCCGCAACGAGGACCTGGAGGTCGAGGAGGACGACACCGAGAACCTCCTCCAGGCCCTGGAGAAGGAACTCATGCGGCGCCGCTTCGGGCCGCCGGTGCGCCTGGAGGTCGAGGAGAACATCAACCAGGAGGTCCTGGACCTGCTGGTGCGCGAGCTGAAGATCAGCGAGGCCGAGGTCTACCCGCTGACCGGCCCCCTGGACCTCACGGGCCTCTTCCGCATCGCCTCCATCGACCGGCCCGAGCTGAAGTACCCGAAGTTCGTCGCGGGCACCCATCGCGATCTCGCCGAGGTCGAGTCGGCGTCCGCGCCGGACATCTTCGCCGCGCTGCGCAACCGCGACGTCCTCCTCCACCACCCGTACGACTCCTTCTCCACCTCCGTGCAGGCGTTCCTGGAGCAGGCGGCCGACGACCCGGACGTCCTCGCGATCAAGCAGACCCTGTACCGCACGTCCGGCGACTCCCCCATAGTCAACGCGCTCATCGACGCCGCCGAGGCCGGCAAGCAGGTCCTCGTGCTGGTCGAGATCAAGGCCCGCTTCGACGAGCACGCCAACATCAAGTGGGCGCGCAAGCTGGAGGAGGCCGGCTGCCATGTCGTCTACGGCCTCGTCGGCCTGAAGACCCACTGCAAGCTGTCGCTGGTGGTCCGCCAGGAGGGCGAGACGCTACGGCGCTACAGCCACGTCGGCACCGGCAACTACCACCCCAAGACGGCACGGCTCTACGAGGACCTGGGCCTGCTCACCGCCGACCCGCAGGTGGGCGCCGACCTGTCCGACCTGTTCAACCGGCTGTCCGGCTACTCGCGCCGGGAGACGTACCGCCGGCTGCTCGTGGCCCCCAAGTCCCTGCGCGACGGTCTGATCTCGCGGATCAACAAGGAGGTCCAGCACCACCGTGCCGGGCGTCCCGCCCATGTCCGCATCAAGGCCAACTCGATCGTCGACGAGGCGCTCATCGACGCCTGCTACGCCGCGTCCCAGGCGGGCGTGCCGGTCGACATCTGGGTCCGCGGCATCTGCGCGATCCGCCCGGGCGTGGCAGGGCTGTCGGAGAACATCCGCGTCCGCTCGGTCCTCGGCCGCTTCCTCGAACACTCCCGGGTCTTCGGCTTCGGCAACGGCGGCGAACCCGAGGTGTGGATCGGCAGCGCCGACATGATGCACCGCAACCTCGACCGCCGTATCGAAGCCCTGGTCAGGGTCACCGACCCGGCCCACCGCGCCGCGCTCAACCGGCTCCTGGAGACCGGTATGTCCGACACCACCGCGTCCTGGCACCTCGGCCCGGACGGCGAGTGGACCCGGCACGCGACGGACGCGGAAGGCCAGCCCCT